CCGGCGGGACGGTTGAGGGAGTTTCCAGCGACAGCCGCTCCATCGAATCAGGGGAGCTGTTCGTGCCTCTGCGCGGGGAGAATTTCGACGGCCACGATTTCCTGGTTCAGGCGGCCCGCCGCGGTGCCGCCGCCTGTCTGTCCGAGGAGATCGTCGCCGGGTTCCCCGTGCCGGTGATTCTGGTGCAGGATACCCTGCGGGCCATGGGTGATCTGGCCGCGGACTGGCGACTGCGCCTTGAGGGCTCCTTGGTGGCGGTGACCGGCTCCTCGGGCAAGACCACCACCAAGGAGATGCTCGCCGCGATCCTCGAGCAAACGGGGGCCGGGCTCAAAACCGAGGGCAATTTCAACAACCTCATCGGGGTCCCCCTGACCCTGTTCAAGCTGCAACCCGAGGAGCATCGCTGGGCGGTCATCGAAATGGGCATGAGCGCCCGCGGCGAAATCGCCCGCTTGGCGGAGATCGCCCGCCCGCGGATCGGCATCATCACCAACATCGGTCCCGCGCATCTCGAAGTTCTGCAGGGCATCGAGGGGGTGGCGCGGGCCAAGGGCGAACTCTTTGCCGCCTTGCCGGTCGGCGGCACCGCCATCGTCAACGCCGATGACGCCCGAACCCGCGAATTGCCGGTGGCCAACGGGGTGCGCCGGCTGCTGTTCGGCGAGAGCGAAGCAGCGCAGGTGCGCGCGCGCGAGATCCGCATTCATGGGCCTGAGGCGGCTTTCACGCTTTGTCTGGACGGAGAGGAAATCCTGGTGCGCCTGCGCGTGCCGGGGCGCCACAATGTATTGAACGCCCTTGCGGCGGCCGCCGCGGCTCATGCCCTGGGCATCGCGCCGGCTTTGATCGCCCGTGGCCTGGGGCGCTACCGCCCCATCGCCGGGCGTCTCAATCTGGCCAACCTGCCCGGTGGGGCCCTGCTCATCGACGACAGTTACAATGCCAATCCCCTCTCGGTCAAAGCGGCCCTGGCCACCCTGGATGAACTGCCGGGCGGCGGGCGGCGCATCGCCGTGCTGGGCGACATGCTGGAGCTTGGGCAGGAGGCCGCCCGCCTGCATCGGGAAATCGGCGCCGAGGCGGCGCGGCGCTGCGATCTGCTCATCGTGCTCGGCCAGATGGCGCAGGAACTTGCCGCGGGTGCCCGGGCGGCGGGGATGGCCGAGAGTCGGGTGTGGGCCGCGCGCGATCACCAGGAAATCGTCGTCCGCCTGCGCAATATTCTGGAGCGGGGCGACCGGTTACTGGTCAAGGGGTCGCGGGGCATGAAAATGGAGAAAATCTGTGCACTGCTGCAGGAACGTCAGGAGTTCCGGCTGGCCGTGGTGATCTGAGGACGGGTCGATGCTTTATCACCTGCTGTATCCGCTGCATACCGAATATTCGGCATTCTATGTGTTCCGGTTCATTACCTTCCGGACCATCTATGCGACCATCACCGCCCTGGTGATTTCCTTTCTCATCGGTCCCTGGCTGATCAACAAGCTCTCGACCCTCCAGATCGGCCAGTCGATTCGCAAGCTCGGCCCCGAGTCCCATTTTAAGAAAGAGGGAACGCCGACCATGGGCGGTACCCTGATACTGTGCGCCATCGTGCTGCCGACGCTGCTGTGGGCCGATCTGACCAACCTGTACGTGTGGGTGGTACTGCTGGTCACCCTGGGCTTTGGCATCGTCGGTTTCAGCGACGATCTGCTCAAGGTGCGCAAACGCAACAGCGACGGGCTTTCCGCGCGGGCCAAGATGTTCTGGCTGTTGCTCATCGCCTTTGCCGCCGGGCTCATCCTCTATGTCTATCCACCCTTTCAGACCACCCTCGGCGTGCCCTTTTTCAAGAACGTGCGCCCCGAACTGGGCCTTTTTTACATTCCCTTCGCGCTTCTGGTGATCGTCGGCGCCGGCAACGCCGTGAATCTGACGGACGGTCTCGATGGTCTCGCCATCGGCCCCATGATCATCGCCTCGGGGACCTATCTGCTCTTTGCCTATCTGGCGGGCAACGCGCGGCTCGCTGAATATCTGCAGATCAATCCGGTGCCCGGCGCGGGCGAGCTCTCGATTCTCTGTGGGGCGATGGTCGGGGCGGGCTTGGGATTTCTCTGGTTCAACAGCTATCCCGCCCAGGTGTTCATGGGCGATGTGGGCAGCCTGTCCCTGGGTGGCGCCCTGGGTACCATCGCCGTCATCACCAAGCAGGAGATCGTGCTGGTGATCGTCGGCGGG
This is a stretch of genomic DNA from Geoalkalibacter sp.. It encodes these proteins:
- a CDS encoding UDP-N-acetylmuramoyl-tripeptide--D-alanyl-D-alanine ligase — translated: MKLDLATIARVTGGTLLPPGAGGTVEGVSSDSRSIESGELFVPLRGENFDGHDFLVQAARRGAAACLSEEIVAGFPVPVILVQDTLRAMGDLAADWRLRLEGSLVAVTGSSGKTTTKEMLAAILEQTGAGLKTEGNFNNLIGVPLTLFKLQPEEHRWAVIEMGMSARGEIARLAEIARPRIGIITNIGPAHLEVLQGIEGVARAKGELFAALPVGGTAIVNADDARTRELPVANGVRRLLFGESEAAQVRAREIRIHGPEAAFTLCLDGEEILVRLRVPGRHNVLNALAAAAAAHALGIAPALIARGLGRYRPIAGRLNLANLPGGALLIDDSYNANPLSVKAALATLDELPGGGRRIAVLGDMLELGQEAARLHREIGAEAARRCDLLIVLGQMAQELAAGARAAGMAESRVWAARDHQEIVVRLRNILERGDRLLVKGSRGMKMEKICALLQERQEFRLAVVI
- the mraY gene encoding phospho-N-acetylmuramoyl-pentapeptide-transferase encodes the protein MLYHLLYPLHTEYSAFYVFRFITFRTIYATITALVISFLIGPWLINKLSTLQIGQSIRKLGPESHFKKEGTPTMGGTLILCAIVLPTLLWADLTNLYVWVVLLVTLGFGIVGFSDDLLKVRKRNSDGLSARAKMFWLLLIAFAAGLILYVYPPFQTTLGVPFFKNVRPELGLFYIPFALLVIVGAGNAVNLTDGLDGLAIGPMIIASGTYLLFAYLAGNARLAEYLQINPVPGAGELSILCGAMVGAGLGFLWFNSYPAQVFMGDVGSLSLGGALGTIAVITKQEIVLVIVGGIFVLEALSVIFQVTSFRLYGKRIFKMAPIHHHFELKGWPEPKIIVRFWIISIILALVSLSTLKLR